The following proteins are encoded in a genomic region of Actinomadura sp. NAK00032:
- a CDS encoding non-ribosomal peptide synthetase, with product MGDPQARTVSSLLADLAAADVRLKLVGRDRIEVTAPRGRLSAELRGALARHKTELLEWLAQTSGGGPDTAELPRIVPDREHLYEPFTPPDLQMSFLMGGQEGFEYHVRPHQYMEFDFDELDPVRYEEALNRAIQRQRDSIVVVRDDMRVQTVRDPGPVTVTVSDLRGLPDAEARAHLDRVRARLQREEPPHDRWPWLHPHICLYGEGRARLHWNNNNVFTDAPSGTRLINDAMHYYEHPDRPLPELELSFRDQVLALERLEDSPLGLASKKYWRDRMAGLPDAPDVPLVSGTAHRGRSMLYRRELLLEPELWSAFKGRAEARGLTLTNALLGAHAEVLAYWSGSRHFLLNNMITHRLPLHPESWEILGQFASLYPLEVDWRHDESFTARARRLQAQVMADVAQAHWSGASVLQELNRVRRTPGRALCPFAVGSALFVGPTIRPFHSMLETPQTLLDTEFWELRDGRLWVIWDVIEAAFPDGLIDAMSAGYRALVTRLAEDDAAWERAAPALLPADQAERRAALNGSAPAAAPGLLHDALPRQAAERPDAPAVIDAAGEITFAGLHDRVRRLAARLREAGARPGDLVAVALPKGHAQMVAVLAALTAGAAYVPIDPAWPEDRIAYLLTDTAAAAVITDAAGRTRLASVADVPVLAADEPGADGPAPDDAEPGAARKPEDLAYVIYTSGSTGRPKGAMLDHRGPLNTVADINARFGIGADDVVFGVSSLCFDLSVYDVFGSLAAGATLVLPPEGRPDPASWIELMRAHGVTVWNSVPALMQLLVEEADAAGARFPALRTVLLSGDWIPVDLPDRIRRVAPGASVISLGGATEASIWSIHHPITEVDPGWTSIPYGRPLAGQTWHVLDDQGRDAPAWVTGHLHIGGAGVALGYLGDPERTRAAFIAHPRTGERLYRTGDLGRYLPNGDIEFLGRADFQVKIQGFRVEPGEIEHRLLDDPRVRQAAVVARSSGGAGRQLAAFVVGADGADPPEPEALRAGLAERLPGYMVPHRVTVLDALPLTGNGKLDRRALDGMGRAEAGAERLYTAPRNRTEAVLAEIWESLLDTGRPIGVDDDFFELGGQSFAALRVIAQVAERLGRRIPLGTMLERGTIAGLAAYLEAAEAAWSPLVRLNTRGDGTPWSLVHPAGGGVLCYQRLAESLDRPSVGFQAPGPADGRTPPESVEELADLYVRALLEERPRGPHLLGGWSSGAVIAFAMAHRLESLGETVDRLVVIDAPAPLAPREVDEDRLALWFLEDLGGGFDPALVPADAPVRGATDDETWARLLALAGEQGLAAPDLSAADLLATLAVFRGVVRACNSYRAPVIAADVTVLRAQDGTASEFADHPCGASPDWGWARLTRGAVDTAALPGTHHTLLTDPRAGSAVAAEFNRR from the coding sequence ATGGGCGACCCCCAAGCCCGCACCGTCTCGTCGCTGCTCGCGGACCTGGCCGCCGCCGACGTGCGGCTGAAGCTGGTCGGCCGGGACCGGATCGAGGTGACGGCGCCCCGCGGGCGGCTCTCCGCCGAACTGCGCGGCGCCCTGGCCCGGCACAAGACCGAGCTGCTCGAATGGCTGGCGCAGACGAGCGGCGGCGGCCCGGACACCGCGGAGCTGCCGCGGATCGTCCCGGACAGGGAGCACCTGTACGAGCCGTTCACTCCCCCCGACCTGCAGATGTCGTTCCTCATGGGCGGGCAGGAGGGCTTCGAGTACCACGTCCGCCCGCACCAGTACATGGAGTTCGACTTCGACGAGCTGGACCCGGTCCGCTACGAGGAGGCGCTGAACAGGGCGATCCAGCGGCAGCGCGACAGCATCGTGGTCGTCCGGGACGACATGAGGGTGCAGACGGTGCGCGACCCGGGGCCGGTCACCGTCACGGTGTCAGACCTGCGGGGCCTCCCCGACGCGGAGGCGCGGGCCCACCTGGACCGCGTCCGGGCGCGGCTGCAGCGCGAGGAGCCGCCGCACGACCGCTGGCCGTGGCTGCACCCGCACATCTGCCTGTACGGCGAGGGGCGCGCCCGCCTCCACTGGAACAACAACAACGTCTTCACCGACGCGCCGAGCGGCACCCGGCTGATCAATGACGCGATGCACTACTACGAGCACCCGGACCGGCCGCTGCCCGAACTCGAGCTGAGTTTCCGCGACCAGGTGCTGGCGCTCGAACGGCTGGAGGACTCGCCGCTGGGCCTGGCCTCCAAGAAGTACTGGCGCGACCGCATGGCCGGCCTGCCCGACGCGCCCGACGTCCCGCTCGTCTCCGGCACGGCGCACCGGGGCCGGTCGATGCTGTACCGGCGCGAGCTGCTGCTGGAGCCGGAGCTGTGGAGCGCGTTCAAGGGCAGGGCGGAGGCGCGCGGCCTGACGCTGACCAACGCGCTGCTCGGCGCGCACGCCGAGGTCCTCGCGTACTGGAGCGGCTCGCGGCACTTCCTGCTCAACAACATGATCACGCACCGGCTGCCGCTGCACCCGGAGAGCTGGGAGATCCTCGGCCAGTTCGCCTCGCTGTACCCGCTGGAGGTCGACTGGCGGCACGACGAGTCCTTCACCGCCAGGGCCAGGCGGTTGCAGGCGCAGGTGATGGCGGACGTGGCGCAGGCGCACTGGAGCGGGGCGAGCGTGCTCCAGGAGCTCAACCGGGTGCGCCGGACCCCCGGCCGGGCGCTCTGCCCGTTCGCGGTCGGCAGCGCCCTGTTCGTGGGGCCGACGATCCGGCCGTTCCACTCCATGCTGGAGACGCCGCAGACGCTCCTGGACACCGAGTTCTGGGAGCTGCGCGACGGCCGGCTCTGGGTGATCTGGGACGTCATCGAGGCGGCGTTCCCGGACGGCCTGATCGACGCGATGTCCGCGGGCTACCGGGCGCTGGTCACCCGTCTCGCCGAGGACGACGCGGCGTGGGAGCGGGCCGCGCCCGCGCTGCTCCCCGCGGACCAGGCGGAGCGGCGCGCGGCGCTGAACGGGTCGGCCCCGGCGGCGGCGCCCGGGCTGCTGCACGACGCCCTGCCGCGGCAGGCGGCCGAGCGGCCGGACGCGCCCGCCGTGATCGACGCGGCGGGCGAGATCACGTTCGCCGGGCTCCACGACCGGGTCCGCCGGCTGGCCGCGCGGTTGCGGGAGGCGGGCGCGCGGCCCGGCGACCTCGTGGCCGTCGCGCTGCCCAAGGGCCACGCCCAGATGGTCGCGGTGCTGGCGGCGCTGACCGCGGGCGCCGCGTACGTGCCGATCGACCCGGCCTGGCCCGAGGACCGGATCGCCTACCTGCTCACCGACACGGCCGCCGCCGCCGTCATCACCGACGCGGCCGGCCGCACCCGGCTCGCGTCCGTCGCGGACGTGCCGGTCCTCGCCGCGGACGAGCCCGGCGCGGACGGGCCCGCCCCGGACGACGCGGAGCCGGGCGCGGCGCGGAAGCCCGAGGACCTCGCCTACGTCATCTACACCTCGGGGTCCACCGGCAGGCCGAAGGGCGCGATGCTGGACCACCGGGGCCCGCTCAACACCGTGGCCGACATCAACGCCCGGTTCGGCATCGGCGCGGACGACGTGGTGTTCGGCGTCTCCTCGCTCTGCTTCGACCTCTCCGTCTACGACGTCTTCGGCTCCCTCGCGGCGGGCGCGACCCTGGTGCTGCCGCCGGAGGGCCGGCCGGACCCGGCGTCGTGGATCGAGCTGATGCGGGCGCACGGCGTCACCGTCTGGAACTCGGTGCCCGCCCTCATGCAGCTCCTGGTCGAGGAGGCCGACGCCGCGGGCGCCCGGTTCCCGGCCCTGCGGACGGTGCTGCTCAGCGGCGACTGGATCCCCGTCGACCTCCCCGACCGGATACGGCGGGTCGCGCCCGGCGCGTCGGTGATCAGCCTCGGCGGCGCGACCGAGGCGTCGATCTGGTCGATCCACCACCCCATCACCGAGGTCGATCCCGGCTGGACGAGCATCCCCTACGGCCGGCCGCTGGCCGGGCAGACCTGGCATGTGCTCGACGACCAGGGCAGGGACGCCCCGGCCTGGGTCACCGGCCACCTCCACATCGGCGGGGCCGGGGTGGCGCTGGGCTACCTCGGCGACCCGGAGCGGACGCGGGCCGCGTTCATCGCCCACCCCCGGACCGGCGAGCGGCTCTACCGCACCGGCGACCTCGGCAGGTACCTGCCGAACGGCGACATCGAGTTCCTGGGGCGCGCCGACTTCCAGGTCAAGATCCAGGGGTTCCGGGTCGAGCCGGGCGAGATCGAGCACCGCCTGCTGGACGATCCCCGGGTCCGGCAGGCGGCCGTCGTGGCGCGCTCCTCGGGGGGCGCCGGACGTCAGCTCGCCGCGTTCGTCGTCGGCGCGGACGGCGCGGATCCGCCCGAGCCGGAGGCGCTGCGGGCCGGGCTCGCCGAACGGCTGCCGGGCTACATGGTCCCGCACCGCGTCACCGTGCTCGACGCCCTCCCCCTGACCGGCAACGGCAAGCTCGACCGGCGCGCGCTGGACGGCATGGGCCGCGCGGAGGCCGGCGCCGAACGCCTCTACACGGCGCCGCGCAACCGCACCGAGGCCGTGCTGGCCGAGATCTGGGAGTCGCTGCTCGACACCGGCCGGCCGATCGGCGTCGACGACGACTTCTTCGAGCTGGGCGGGCAGTCGTTCGCGGCGCTGCGCGTGATCGCGCAGGTCGCCGAGCGCCTCGGCCGCCGGATCCCGCTGGGCACGATGCTGGAACGGGGCACGATCGCGGGCCTCGCCGCCTACCTGGAGGCGGCCGAGGCCGCATGGTCGCCGCTGGTCAGGCTGAACACGCGCGGGGACGGCACCCCGTGGAGCCTGGTGCATCCGGCGGGCGGCGGCGTGCTCTGCTACCAGCGCCTCGCCGAATCGCTCGACCGGCCGAGCGTCGGCTTCCAGGCGCCCGGCCCGGCCGACGGCCGCACGCCGCCGGAGAGCGTCGAGGAGCTGGCGGACCTCTACGTCCGCGCGCTCCTGGAGGAACGGCCGCGGGGGCCCCACCTGCTCGGCGGCTGGTCCTCGGGAGCGGTGATCGCCTTCGCGATGGCGCACCGCCTGGAGAGCCTCGGCGAGACCGTGGACCGGCTCGTCGTCATCGACGCGCCGGCCCCCCTCGCGCCGCGCGAGGTCGACGAGGACCGGCTGGCGCTGTGGTTCCTGGAGGACCTCGGCGGCGGCTTCGACCCGGCCCTCGTCCCGGCGGACGCCCCGGTGCGCGGTGCCACCGACGACGAGACCTGGGCGCGGCTCCTGGCCCTGGCGGGCGAGCAGGGCCTGGCCGCGCCCGACCTCTCCGCCGCCGACCTCCTCGCCACGCTGGCGGTGTTCCGCGGCGTCGTGCGGGCCTGCAACTCCTACCGGGCGCCCGTGATCGCGGCCGACGTCACCGTGCTGCGCGCGCAGGACGGGACCGCGAGCGAGTTCGCCGACCACCCGTGCGGCGCCTCGCCCGACTGGGGCTGGGCGCGGCTGACCCGCGGGGCCGTGGACACCGCCGCCCTGCCCGGCACCCACCACACCCTGCTCACCGATCCGCGCGCGGGATCAGCCGTCGCGGCCGAGTTCAACCGGAGATGA
- a CDS encoding non-ribosomal peptide synthetase, whose product MAQDLLNELHRRGIKLRVTDGRLDVLAPTGSLTPELRASLRASRDELLDLLRRGESEEAPPEIAPRPEERYEPFPLTDIQHAYWVGRGSAVELGGVSTHLYFELDAEGLDAARLNASLRKVIDRHDMLRAVVQPDGRQRVLRDVPAYEIRVTDAADLSPARRDEVTAALRAEMDHRAPAADAWPLFDIRAVATGPGRLRLFFSFDIMILDGLSLYLLFQDWRRFYEEPGWTPEPLELSYRDFVLGEERAREGDRYKRAEEYWLDRLETLPPAPALPLATRPAQLAHTRFTRRAARLPEERWTAVKRTARAHGVTPSAVLMSAFAEVLRQWSAQPDFTLNLTLFNRPPAHPQIDRVIGDFTTLTMLEVRDDAEASFAGRAGRVQRQLMRDMEHLAYSGVRVQRERSRRLGSGPTAAMPIVFTSALVFGTPDHDPSEGIRFFGEQVHGLTQTPQVWLDHQVSEEDGELAYNWDTVDGLFPAGLLDDMFAVYNALLDRLAADEDAWERPGPLAALPAWQADERRRANAPAPATAGGPGHAVPEADATLCGLVEARAARTPGATAVVDSAGEHTYAEIVASGRRLARRLRELGAVPNTLVGVVMDKGWEQVAGVVGVTASGAAYLPIDPQWPEARRADLLEQGAVGIVVTTPRLRDALGWPPGVRVVTFADAEVRAAGAGPLPEPPAPGDLAYVIFTSGSTGRPKGVMIDHRGAVGTVAEINRRFRVGPADRVLALSALSFDLSVYDVFGTLAAGGAVVMPAPDRHHDPSHWTELVRRHGVTVWNSVPALMQAWTDAQVRTDGAADSTLRLALLSGDWIPVSLPDAVRALHPRAEVVSLGGATEASIWSVCYPIGEVPAEWSSIPYGKPLRGQTLHVLDGGFRPRPVWSTGEILIGGAGVARGYWADPERTAERFVTHPETGERLYRTGDLGRYLPGGDIEFLGREDHQVKINGYRIELGEINAALERRPDVGESVVTVRAEPRTGRRQLVAYVVPPDRGEGAGTAAGGGDAPALDGAPVQGGWDAAVAAGNTELARVAAELDADLSRYREVWRAVERLCPPVMARTLARLGLFRSAGEAATSADIVGRHGIKPVYGDLVERWMAVLAAEGYLAGTGSAGEFRCERPLDAEELDRTVREGLDAIEAGDGERALLGYFSACAERQEELLRGEVSPLSLLLPGGDSAVTDALYSGNPVSRLQNRIAAKAAGAFCRRAAAGDERTVRILEVGAGTGATAAEVFAELPAEGVRYSFTDVSKYFCQRARARFGDRGFVDYAVFDIDRPPGDQGVAPGSVDLVIAANVMHDAADLDQSLRHLRSVLAPGGLLLLIEGTENSLQQLVTVGFLEGLAKGHGDGEGPLLPVPRWRDLAGAAGFARFGSIPDGPAVVDVHVQHVLAALAPAGRPRPDAGRLRGGLAELLPEYMVPRHYVFVDRLPLSANGKVDPSALPLPWDQESAADLVAPRDDMERTLFGIWSDALGHEDFGVEDSFFELGADSLHAVSIIDRLRDEAGLEVTAEEGLELLFDNPTIGELATAVRERIAAP is encoded by the coding sequence ATGGCGCAGGACCTGCTCAACGAACTGCATCGGCGCGGCATCAAGCTGCGCGTCACCGACGGGCGCCTGGACGTGCTCGCGCCCACCGGTTCCCTGACCCCGGAACTGCGGGCGAGCCTGCGGGCGAGCCGGGACGAACTGCTGGACCTGCTGCGGCGCGGCGAGTCGGAGGAGGCGCCGCCCGAGATCGCGCCGCGGCCCGAGGAGCGGTACGAGCCGTTCCCGCTCACCGACATCCAGCACGCGTACTGGGTCGGGCGCGGTTCGGCGGTCGAGCTCGGCGGCGTCTCCACGCACCTGTACTTCGAACTGGACGCCGAGGGCCTCGACGCCGCGCGGCTGAACGCGAGCCTGCGCAAGGTGATCGACCGGCACGACATGCTCCGCGCCGTCGTGCAGCCGGACGGCCGCCAGCGGGTGCTGCGCGACGTCCCCGCCTACGAGATCCGGGTCACCGACGCGGCGGACCTCTCCCCCGCCCGGCGGGACGAGGTGACCGCGGCGCTCCGCGCCGAGATGGACCACCGGGCGCCGGCCGCCGACGCCTGGCCGCTGTTCGACATCCGGGCCGTCGCGACGGGCCCGGGCAGGCTCCGGCTGTTCTTCAGCTTCGACATCATGATCCTCGACGGGCTCAGCCTCTACCTGCTGTTCCAGGACTGGCGGCGGTTCTACGAGGAGCCCGGCTGGACGCCCGAGCCGCTGGAGCTGTCCTACCGCGACTTCGTCCTCGGCGAGGAGCGGGCCCGGGAGGGCGACCGCTACAAGCGCGCCGAGGAGTACTGGCTGGACCGGCTGGAGACGCTTCCGCCCGCCCCGGCGCTCCCGCTGGCGACCCGGCCCGCGCAGCTCGCGCACACGCGGTTCACCCGCCGCGCGGCCCGCCTCCCCGAGGAGCGGTGGACGGCCGTCAAGCGGACCGCGCGGGCGCACGGCGTCACCCCGTCGGCCGTGCTGATGAGCGCGTTCGCCGAGGTGCTCCGGCAGTGGTCCGCGCAGCCCGACTTCACCCTCAACCTGACCCTGTTCAACCGGCCGCCGGCCCACCCGCAGATCGACCGTGTCATCGGCGACTTCACGACGCTGACGATGCTGGAGGTCCGCGACGACGCGGAGGCGTCGTTCGCCGGACGCGCCGGGCGGGTCCAGCGGCAGCTGATGCGCGACATGGAGCATCTCGCCTACAGCGGTGTGCGGGTCCAGCGGGAGCGGAGCCGGCGCCTCGGCAGCGGCCCCACCGCCGCCATGCCGATCGTGTTCACCAGCGCCCTGGTCTTCGGCACGCCCGACCACGACCCGTCGGAGGGCATCAGGTTCTTCGGCGAGCAGGTGCACGGCCTGACCCAGACGCCGCAGGTGTGGCTGGACCACCAGGTGTCCGAGGAGGACGGGGAGCTGGCCTACAACTGGGACACCGTCGACGGCCTCTTCCCCGCTGGCCTGCTCGACGACATGTTCGCCGTGTACAACGCGCTGCTCGACCGGCTCGCCGCGGACGAGGACGCGTGGGAGCGGCCCGGCCCGCTCGCCGCGCTGCCGGCCTGGCAGGCCGACGAGCGCCGGCGCGCCAACGCGCCCGCGCCGGCCACCGCGGGCGGCCCCGGCCACGCCGTTCCCGAGGCGGACGCCACCCTGTGCGGGCTCGTCGAGGCCCGGGCCGCCCGCACCCCCGGCGCGACGGCCGTCGTCGACTCCGCGGGCGAGCACACCTACGCGGAGATCGTCGCGAGCGGCCGCCGGCTGGCCCGGCGGCTGCGGGAGCTGGGCGCCGTCCCCAACACCCTCGTCGGCGTGGTCATGGACAAGGGCTGGGAGCAGGTCGCCGGCGTCGTCGGCGTCACCGCGTCCGGAGCCGCCTACCTGCCGATCGACCCGCAGTGGCCCGAGGCGCGGCGCGCGGACCTGCTGGAGCAGGGCGCGGTCGGGATCGTCGTCACCACGCCCCGGCTGCGGGACGCGCTCGGCTGGCCGCCCGGCGTGCGGGTGGTCACGTTCGCGGACGCCGAGGTCCGGGCGGCCGGCGCCGGCCCGCTGCCGGAGCCGCCCGCGCCCGGCGACCTGGCGTACGTGATCTTCACTTCGGGGTCCACGGGCCGCCCGAAGGGCGTCATGATCGACCACCGCGGCGCCGTCGGCACCGTCGCCGAGATCAACCGGCGGTTCCGGGTCGGCCCCGCCGACCGGGTGCTGGCCCTGTCGGCGCTGAGCTTCGACCTGTCGGTCTACGACGTGTTCGGGACGCTGGCCGCCGGCGGCGCCGTGGTGATGCCCGCCCCCGACCGGCACCACGACCCGTCCCACTGGACCGAGCTCGTGCGGCGGCACGGGGTGACGGTGTGGAACTCGGTCCCGGCGCTGATGCAGGCGTGGACGGACGCCCAGGTCCGGACGGACGGCGCCGCCGACTCCACGCTGCGGCTCGCCCTGCTCAGCGGGGACTGGATCCCGGTGTCCCTGCCGGACGCGGTCCGCGCGCTGCACCCCCGCGCCGAGGTGGTCAGCCTGGGCGGCGCCACCGAGGCGTCGATCTGGTCGGTCTGCTACCCGATCGGCGAGGTGCCCGCGGAGTGGAGCAGCATCCCGTACGGCAAGCCGCTGCGCGGCCAGACGCTCCACGTCCTCGACGGCGGGTTCCGCCCGCGGCCGGTGTGGAGCACCGGCGAGATCCTCATCGGCGGCGCCGGGGTGGCGCGCGGCTACTGGGCCGACCCCGAGCGCACGGCCGAGCGGTTCGTGACCCATCCGGAGACGGGAGAGCGCCTCTACCGGACGGGCGACCTCGGACGGTACCTGCCCGGCGGCGACATCGAGTTCCTCGGCCGGGAGGACCACCAGGTCAAGATCAACGGCTACCGGATCGAACTCGGCGAGATCAACGCCGCGCTGGAGCGGCGCCCGGACGTCGGCGAGTCGGTCGTGACCGTGCGGGCCGAGCCGCGGACCGGCCGGCGGCAGCTCGTCGCGTACGTGGTCCCCCCGGATCGCGGTGAGGGGGCGGGCACCGCGGCCGGCGGCGGCGACGCGCCCGCCCTGGACGGTGCGCCCGTCCAGGGCGGCTGGGACGCGGCCGTCGCCGCCGGGAACACCGAACTCGCCCGGGTCGCCGCCGAACTCGACGCCGACCTGTCCCGGTACCGGGAGGTCTGGCGTGCCGTGGAGCGGCTGTGCCCGCCGGTGATGGCCCGGACCCTCGCCCGCCTGGGGCTCTTCCGGAGCGCCGGGGAGGCGGCGACGAGCGCGGACATCGTCGGGCGCCACGGCATCAAGCCCGTGTACGGCGACCTCGTCGAACGGTGGATGGCGGTGCTCGCGGCCGAGGGATACCTGGCGGGCACCGGATCCGCCGGGGAGTTCCGCTGCGAGCGGCCCCTGGACGCGGAGGAACTCGACCGGACCGTCCGCGAGGGGCTGGACGCCATCGAGGCGGGGGACGGCGAGCGGGCCCTGCTCGGTTACTTCTCCGCATGCGCCGAGCGGCAAGAGGAGCTGCTTCGCGGCGAGGTCAGCCCGCTCAGCCTGCTGCTGCCCGGCGGCGACTCCGCGGTGACCGACGCGCTCTACTCCGGCAACCCGGTCTCGCGGCTGCAGAACCGGATCGCGGCCAAGGCGGCGGGCGCGTTCTGCCGGCGGGCGGCCGCGGGCGACGAGCGGACGGTGCGGATCCTCGAAGTGGGGGCGGGCACGGGCGCGACCGCCGCGGAGGTCTTCGCGGAACTGCCGGCCGAAGGCGTCCGCTACTCGTTCACCGACGTCTCCAAGTACTTCTGCCAGCGCGCCAGGGCGCGGTTCGGGGACCGGGGCTTCGTCGACTACGCGGTCTTCGACATCGACCGCCCGCCCGGCGACCAGGGCGTCGCCCCCGGCTCCGTCGACCTCGTCATCGCCGCCAACGTGATGCACGACGCCGCCGACCTGGACCAGAGCCTGCGGCACCTGCGCTCGGTGCTCGCGCCCGGCGGCCTGCTCCTGCTCATCGAGGGCACGGAGAACTCGCTCCAGCAGCTCGTGACCGTCGGTTTCCTGGAGGGCCTCGCGAAGGGCCACGGGGACGGCGAGGGGCCGCTGCTGCCGGTGCCGCGGTGGCGGGACCTCGCCGGCGCGGCCGGGTTCGCGCGCTTCGGCTCGATCCCCGACGGGCCGGCGGTCGTGGACGTCCACGTCCAGCACGTGCTGGCCGCGCTGGCGCCCGCCGGACGGCCGCGGCCGGACGCGGGCCGGCTGCGCGGCGGCCTGGCGGAGCTCCTCCCCGAGTACATGGTGCCGCGCCACTACGTGTTCGTCGACCGGCTCCCGCTCAGCGCCAACGGCAAGGTCGACCCGTCGGCGCTGCCCCTGCCGTGGGACCAGGAGTCCGCAGCGGACCTGGTCGCCCCGCGCGACGACATGGAGCGCACGCTCTTCGGGATCTGGAGCGACGCGCTCGGGCACGAGGACTTCGGCGTCGAGGACAGCTTCTTCGAGCTGGGCGCCGACTCCCTGCACGCGGTCAGCATCATCGACCGGCTCCGGGACGAGGCGGGACTCGAGGTGACCGCCGAGGAGGGCCTGGAGCTGCTGTTCGACAACCCCACGATCGGCGAGCTCGCGACCGCCGTGCGCGAGCGGATCGCGGCCCCGTGA
- a CDS encoding GMC family oxidoreductase, whose protein sequence is MSAPDSAAEAGPWDEVVVGAGTAGAVLAARLSEDPGRRVLLLEAGAGSGGAGSGAAEDRSGIPVLTGRHWDYSARIDPDAAADCPYPLGRTVGGTAAVNGAIALRGLPADFERWAAAGNPAWSWDRVLPHYIRVESDADYKDEVHGLDGPVPIRRTDPAALSPLAAAFLRACGGLGIAGLGDLNGTRPTGAGRIPRNELGDRRMSPDVTHLAAARSRPNLAVWDRTEAVRVRLAGGRVTGVEAVAPGGPRFVPAGRVTLAAGGVGTPLILQRSGIGDPRRLAAAGIEPLVDLPGVGRGLRDHPAVPILATPLPGVCRAGLPWYEVMARPPGPGGAPDLGIFLASNVTTADVPRVGPMLGGRIAAMVSAVLLAPESRGLVHAAGPEPGRPPDLVLGLCAEPGDTARLMRGVRTAWSLLRSGEMSGFLGRPIIWTERMVHDDALLARALKRWVTPLFHASGTARMGGDGLAVVDERCRVHQIEGLAVCDASVMPSPVSAPPALTCLMLGERIATWMA, encoded by the coding sequence GTGAGCGCCCCGGACTCCGCCGCCGAGGCGGGCCCGTGGGACGAGGTGGTCGTCGGCGCGGGCACGGCCGGCGCCGTGCTCGCCGCGCGGCTGTCCGAGGACCCCGGGCGGCGGGTCCTGCTCCTGGAGGCCGGAGCCGGATCCGGCGGCGCCGGATCCGGCGCGGCGGAGGACAGGTCGGGGATCCCGGTGCTGACCGGGAGGCACTGGGACTACTCGGCCCGGATCGATCCCGACGCCGCCGCCGACTGCCCCTACCCCCTCGGCCGGACCGTGGGCGGCACCGCGGCGGTGAACGGCGCCATCGCGCTGCGCGGCCTCCCCGCCGACTTCGAGCGGTGGGCCGCCGCGGGCAACCCCGCATGGTCGTGGGACCGCGTCCTGCCGCACTACATCCGGGTCGAGTCCGACGCCGACTACAAGGACGAGGTCCACGGCCTGGACGGGCCGGTGCCGATCCGGCGCACCGACCCCGCGGCGCTGAGCCCGCTCGCCGCGGCCTTCCTGCGGGCCTGCGGCGGGCTCGGCATCGCCGGGCTCGGCGACCTCAACGGCACGCGCCCGACCGGGGCCGGCCGCATCCCGCGCAACGAACTCGGCGACCGCAGGATGTCGCCGGACGTGACGCATCTGGCCGCCGCCCGGAGCCGCCCGAACCTGGCCGTGTGGGACCGGACCGAGGCGGTACGGGTGCGGCTGGCGGGCGGGCGCGTCACCGGGGTCGAGGCGGTCGCGCCCGGCGGGCCCCGGTTCGTGCCCGCCGGGCGCGTCACGCTCGCCGCCGGCGGGGTCGGCACGCCGCTGATCCTGCAGCGTTCGGGCATCGGCGACCCCCGCCGGCTGGCCGCGGCGGGGATCGAGCCGCTCGTCGACCTGCCGGGGGTGGGGCGCGGCCTCCGCGACCACCCGGCCGTGCCGATCCTGGCGACCCCGCTGCCGGGGGTCTGCCGGGCGGGGCTGCCCTGGTACGAGGTGATGGCCCGGCCGCCGGGCCCCGGCGGCGCCCCCGACCTCGGGATCTTCCTCGCCTCCAACGTCACCACCGCCGACGTGCCCCGGGTCGGCCCCATGCTGGGCGGGCGGATCGCCGCCATGGTCTCCGCCGTGCTGCTCGCCCCGGAGTCGCGCGGCCTGGTGCACGCCGCCGGCCCGGAGCCCGGCCGGCCGCCGGACCTGGTCCTCGGGCTGTGCGCCGAGCCCGGCGACACCGCGCGGCTGATGCGCGGAGTGCGGACGGCCTGGTCGCTCCTGCGCTCCGGGGAGATGAGCGGGTTCCTGGGCCGGCCGATCATCTGGACCGAGCGGATGGTCCACGACGACGCCCTGCTCGCGAGAGCGCTCAAGCGGTGGGTCACCCCGCTCTTCCACGCCTCGGGGACCGCCCGGATGGGCGGCGACGGGCTCGCGGTGGTGGACGAGCGGTGCCGGGTCCACCAGATCGAGGGGCTCGCGGTGTGCGACGCCTCGGTGATGCCCTCGCCGGTCAGCGCGCCGCCCGCGCTGACCTGCCTCATGCTCGGCGAAAGGATCGCGACATGGATGGCCTGA
- a CDS encoding thioesterase II family protein, whose amino-acid sequence MDGLTTAPAGAGPPGTGTAAAPWTVRWNRVPAPRLRLFCLPHAGGGASVYRPWARHLPPDVELVAVRLPGREARFREAPLTRADDIVTRLVGEIAPMLDRPHAWFGHSMGALLAFEVCRELRRRGLGEPARLLVSGRAAPDVPAKRSPVHDAPLPDLLARLRELGGTPREFLDPAVIAPLAPSIRADFAVVETYRHRPGPPLECPVSVFGGDADAETTADDLRAWRRHTSAGCVVRTFDGGHFFLHDMPERVVPVIGRDLPVPRPADVREANGRKQ is encoded by the coding sequence ATGGATGGCCTGACCACGGCGCCGGCCGGGGCCGGCCCGCCGGGGACCGGCACGGCGGCGGCCCCGTGGACGGTGCGCTGGAACCGCGTCCCCGCCCCCCGGCTCCGGCTGTTCTGCCTGCCGCACGCCGGGGGCGGCGCGTCCGTCTACCGCCCCTGGGCGCGGCACCTGCCCCCGGACGTGGAGCTGGTGGCGGTCCGGCTGCCCGGCCGGGAGGCCCGGTTCCGCGAGGCGCCGCTCACCCGGGCCGACGACATCGTCACGCGCCTCGTCGGCGAGATCGCGCCGATGCTGGACCGGCCGCACGCCTGGTTCGGCCACAGCATGGGCGCGCTCCTGGCGTTCGAGGTGTGCCGCGAACTCCGCCGCCGCGGCCTCGGCGAACCCGCCCGGCTCCTGGTCTCGGGCCGCGCGGCCCCCGACGTCCCGGCCAAGCGCTCGCCGGTCCACGACGCCCCGCTGCCCGACCTGCTGGCCCGGCTCCGCGAACTCGGCGGCACCCCGCGCGAGTTCCTGGACCCCGCCGTCATCGCGCCGCTCGCGCCCTCCATCCGGGCCGACTTCGCGGTCGTGGAGACCTACCGCCACCGGCCCGGCCCCCCGCTGGAGTGCCCGGTCTCGGTGTTCGGCGGCGACGCCGACGCCGAGACGACGGCCGACGACCTGCGGGCGTGGCGCCGCCACACCTCCGCGGGATGCGTCGTGCGGACGTTCGACGGCGGTCATTTCTTCTTGCACGACATGCCGGAGCGGGTCGTGCCCGTGATCGGGCGGGACCTTCCGGTGCCGCGCCCCGCGGACGTCCGCGAAGCGAATGGGAGGAAGCAGTGA